Proteins encoded within one genomic window of Sebastes fasciatus isolate fSebFas1 chromosome 18, fSebFas1.pri, whole genome shotgun sequence:
- the xkr5a gene encoding XK-related protein 5a, with protein MINAAGAVVRRMPSAARRSGCWIAWCQAALLGASALVIVAERTALIYCIGFYLWNEETQWAGLTLGLFLPGTAVQLLSMKWYYDDGDDRRCYLSVIHILHLGIFKRLWDCMRSVLRMQGSVAELGAAVMQQADVAALWLLEALVLTLPQSLLQAYVVVSTDVGIMSPVAYCCGLCVLSISWALVLYSRACCLIRPGHLAMPPAALLCQLVWRAGMLGARVTCLMFFARVFNWWVCGVAGFHWLTASFWLVSQQPDICTGPWCWRAFNGIMGLVHIFLFLNVKDGPSRYRMASFYAFMLVENATLLLAASDFLSEASWDSMALPTTVLCSFLLGATSLVLYYRFLHPKSTEISQGTNHNHMGSTCIERGESSYSLGDKSMPAAAIQNHGSFSLSGVAGSLLEHPGTCGGRANSSCPCYHHHWLLIRLALKTGDLGKINRAYGAGGAAAILDMEEYNQVFKSNEGMTITAGGSCEGVSTSESQGKGLAPLSDCKDEFQSVSEPTSTEQPEEEEDDSLEMESPMESPASDFKRSSPEGKSVFGDSPEPYFCPTESSSTLYFSADPQSPSSTSNPRLDRDIGGLEQGVRLNSIPSDPALHRDIRGLMGRVGPRCTSTPKLDSGVLDSPSSIPHLTGPRRQLIMSRRDEEDTF; from the exons tgatcTACTGTATAGGGTTTTACCTTTGGAACGAGGAGACGCAGTGGGCGGGCCTCACTCTCGGCCTCTTCCTACCGGGGACGGCTGTTCAGCTGCTTAGTATGAAATGGTACTATGACGACGGTGATGACAGGCGATGCTACCTCTCTGTCATACACATACTGCACTTGGGCATCTTCAAAAG GTTGTGGGACTGCATGAGGTCTGTGCTGCGCATGCAGGGCTCGGTGGCCGAGCTGGGAGCTGCTGTCATGCAGCAGGCAGATGTTGCTGCTCTCTGGTTGCTGGAGGCCCTCGTCCTCACGCTACCACAAAGCCTGTTGCAGGCATATGTGGTGGTGTCCACTGATGTGGGCATCATGTCCCCGG TGGCGTATTGCTGCGGCCTGTGTGTGCTGTCTATTTCCTGGGCCCTGGTGCTGTACAGCAGAGCCTGCTGTCTTATACGACCCGGCCACCTGGCCATGCCTCCGGCAGCTCTGCTGTGCCAGCTGGTGTGGAGGGCAGGCATGCTGGGCGCAAGGGTGACTTGCCTCATGTTCTTTGCCAGGGTCTTCAACTGGTGGGTCTGTGGAGTAGCAG GTTTCCACTGGCTCACGGCCTCCTTCTGGCTGGTATCGCAGCAACCAGACATCTGCACCGGCCCCTGGTGTTGGCGTGCCTTCAACGGCATCATGGGGCTCGTCcacatcttcctcttcctcaacGTCAAAGACGGACCATCGCGCTACCGCATGGCCAGTTTTTATGCA tTCATGCTCGTAGAGAATGCCACTCTGCTGCTGGCCGCCTCCGACTTTCTCAGCGAAGCATCGTGGGACAGCATGGCCCTTCCCACCACTGTTCTGTGTAGCTTTCTCCTCG GCGCCACCTCTCTTGTCCTATACTACCGGTTCCTCCACCCCAAGTCAACAGAGATCTCCCAGGGTACGAACCACAACCACATGGGCAGCACGTGTATAGAACGAGGGGAGTCTTCCTACTCTCTCGGGGACAAAAGCATGCCGGCCGCCGCCATTCAAAACCACGGCAGCTTCTCCCTCTCAGGCGTGGCTGGTTCTCTGCTGGAGCACCCAGGAACCTGCGGGGGCCGGGCGAACAGCTCCTGCCCCTGTTACCACCACCACTGGCTCCTAATCCGGCTGGCTCTGAAAACGGGAGACCTGGGAAAGATCAACAGAGCGTACGGGGCCGGCGGAGCAGCAGCCATactggacatggaggagtacaACCAAGTGTTTAAGAGCAACGAGGGCATGACCATCACAGCGGGGGGCAGCTGCGAAGGGGTCTCCACTTCTGAGTCCCAGGGGAAAGGCCTGGCACCTCTCTCGGACTGCAAAGACGAGTTCCAGAGCGTGAGCGAGCCCACGTCAACCGAACAACCcgaagaagaggaggacgacAGTCTGGAGATGGAGAGCCCGATGGAGTCGCCCGCATCAGATTTCAAACGGAGCTCACCAGAGGGCAAGTCTGTGTTTGGAGACAGTCCGGAACCGTACTTTTGCCCTACGGAGTCCAGTTCAACCTTATATTTCAGCGCTGACCCTCAGTCTCCCAGCAGCACCAGTAACCCCCGTTTGGACCGGGACATTGGGGGTCTGGAACAGGGGGTGCGCCTCAACTCGATCCCCAGCGATCCAGCCCTCCACAGAGATATTCGTGGGCTCATGGGCCGGGTCGGGCCACGCTGTACTTCCACTCCGAAATTGGACTCCGGAGTGCTGGACTCCCCGTCTAGCATCCCTCATCTCACAGGTCCCAGGAGGCAGCTTATAATGTCacgaagagatgaagaagaTACCTTCTAA